One stretch of Acidiferrobacterales bacterium DNA includes these proteins:
- a CDS encoding cysteine peptidase family C39 domain-containing protein → MKQKITTPVVLQMHASECGAACLGIVLGYFGRWVSLAELREKCEVSRDGSNAASIVRAARHYGLECKGLSISGDKLKNLKLPLILFWQFSHFMVLEGFDDHNFYLNDPSTGRRKVSAEEFNKAYSGVALQVTRNENFKPGGEQPSVWDQLGLYLSGSKRMLVGVIVCTLMLTLLAIIVPAILGTFVDDVLGGHESWGGLAGALFGGGILAYILTLFKHRFLKRLAVRMSVIWYSRGMSRLLRLPMEFFQNRLTGDVVDRISSIDRIAKNLTSQYLILLIDMAMSVFFLIAMVAYDVLLSLIVLLLGILHVVLARSLNAIRAVRSQTMRREQGMLINYGMQMLNHAENLRMTGSDDRFFSRWCGQQAKELQACQLYSEASAVSIALPDMIDIFRSAVICTVGGMMVINGEMTLGALVGFFILAQMFLSPVGRFMEFTDMHQALKIDLQRLEDISKTEPAPEFRRRKPDSESIKTFKGRLQLSGHLELRGVTFGYNIARPPVIENFNLEIKPGQRVAIVGPSGSGKSTLAGLVSGIYQPWSGDILFEGFRRDEIPEQVLQQSISMVNQEMVVFSGPLRDNITFWNSAVPDEAVFAAMRDAQLHDEILLRPKGYSTYVEEGGANFSGGQRQRLEIARALVSNPTLLVLDEATSNLDAKTEQRVDAALRRRGVSCLIIAHRLSTVRDSDEIIVLDKGVTVQRGTHSELIEDRDGPYFKLVMSH, encoded by the coding sequence ATGAAACAAAAGATAACCACACCGGTTGTGCTGCAGATGCACGCATCGGAATGTGGCGCGGCCTGCCTTGGAATTGTGCTCGGCTACTTCGGACGCTGGGTGTCTCTGGCCGAACTGCGCGAGAAGTGTGAGGTGAGCCGAGACGGCAGCAATGCTGCCAGCATCGTGCGCGCTGCCAGGCACTATGGTCTCGAGTGCAAGGGTTTGAGCATTAGCGGCGATAAGCTGAAGAACTTGAAACTGCCGCTTATTCTGTTCTGGCAATTCAGCCATTTTATGGTTCTTGAGGGGTTCGATGACCACAACTTCTATCTCAATGATCCATCGACCGGACGTCGCAAGGTTTCCGCTGAGGAGTTCAACAAAGCATACAGTGGTGTTGCGTTGCAGGTCACGCGCAATGAGAATTTCAAACCCGGCGGGGAACAGCCCAGTGTATGGGATCAGCTAGGCTTGTATCTGTCGGGATCCAAGCGCATGCTTGTCGGTGTGATTGTGTGCACACTCATGCTTACATTGTTGGCAATCATTGTCCCTGCAATTCTCGGTACTTTTGTGGACGATGTGCTGGGCGGCCATGAATCCTGGGGCGGATTGGCAGGAGCTTTGTTTGGTGGCGGTATCCTCGCATACATCCTGACATTGTTCAAACACCGATTCTTGAAGCGGCTTGCGGTTCGGATGTCGGTGATCTGGTATAGCCGGGGCATGTCGCGGCTTTTGCGGTTGCCGATGGAATTTTTTCAGAACCGACTTACAGGCGATGTGGTGGATCGGATCTCGTCCATAGACAGGATCGCGAAAAATCTGACAAGCCAGTATCTTATTCTTCTTATCGATATGGCGATGAGCGTGTTTTTTCTAATCGCGATGGTTGCCTATGATGTCCTGCTTTCGCTGATCGTTCTATTGTTGGGTATTCTCCATGTGGTTCTGGCGCGGTCTCTCAACGCGATTCGTGCCGTCCGAAGCCAGACGATGCGGCGCGAGCAGGGAATGCTGATCAACTACGGTATGCAGATGCTCAACCATGCGGAGAACCTGCGTATGACCGGGTCAGATGACCGGTTTTTTTCCCGTTGGTGTGGCCAGCAAGCGAAAGAATTACAGGCCTGCCAGCTATATTCCGAAGCGAGTGCGGTCAGTATCGCATTACCAGACATGATTGATATTTTTCGCAGCGCGGTGATCTGTACTGTCGGCGGAATGATGGTCATCAATGGGGAAATGACTTTGGGTGCCTTGGTTGGATTTTTTATCCTGGCGCAGATGTTTTTGTCCCCTGTCGGACGGTTCATGGAATTCACCGACATGCATCAGGCGCTCAAAATTGACTTGCAGCGACTTGAAGATATATCCAAAACTGAGCCCGCCCCCGAATTCAGGCGCCGCAAACCCGACTCAGAGTCGATAAAGACATTTAAGGGCCGACTCCAGCTTTCGGGTCATCTTGAGTTGCGAGGTGTCACTTTCGGTTACAACATTGCCCGTCCGCCAGTAATCGAGAATTTCAACCTTGAAATCAAACCAGGGCAGAGAGTTGCCATCGTTGGACCGAGTGGTTCTGGAAAATCGACTTTGGCGGGTCTTGTATCAGGCATCTATCAACCATGGTCGGGCGATATTCTGTTTGAAGGTTTTCGTCGCGACGAGATTCCAGAGCAGGTGCTTCAGCAGTCTATTTCGATGGTAAATCAGGAAATGGTTGTCTTTTCCGGACCGCTACGCGACAACATTACCTTTTGGAACTCAGCGGTTCCAGATGAAGCTGTTTTTGCTGCCATGCGAGATGCTCAGCTTCATGACGAGATACTGCTCAGGCCGAAGGGATACTCAACATATGTTGAAGAAGGTGGAGCGAATTTCAGTGGTGGCCAAAGACAGCGGCTGGAGATCGCACGGGCACTTGTAAGCAATCCGACGCTGCTCGTTCTGGACGAAGCAACCAGCAACCTCGATGCCAAGACCGAGCAACGTGTCGATGCAGCCTTACGGCGTCGCGGAGTCTCCTGCCTGATCATAGCACATCGGCTGAGCACCGTGAGAGACAGCGACGAGATCATAGTGCTCGACAAAGGAGTTACGGTACAGCGAGGTACTCACTCTGAGTTGATCGAGGATCGGGACGGTCCGTATTTCAAACTTGTCATGTCGCACTGA
- a CDS encoding tryptophan 7-halogenase — translation MIQPGRESLRKIAVIGRGTAGCLAAASITRLLPHSDYELHHIYDPDIPTIGVGEGSWPSLVQELSQLTGMPQLTVQQRIKGTRKYGVAFEGWGLKNRQFIHYFMPRDESYAYHLSADLMGEMLTESSQASHINAKVLKITRVAGGAEVQFEHRQSERYDLVFDARGFPPQLNPEQHIDISFIPTNTAVIRRCPSIINDGQDGAALHHTYTRAVARPHGWVFVIPLTAHTSYGYIFNRDLSDITEVESDFDELLQAEGVSEFEQRAVIQFPNFIHRRIYDGAVARIGNAGAFMEPLEATAIVSAQLQIGMVIHTRLHRSIDHLERDAPVVNRFLIKTMLCYGLFVGWHYSRGSVHDSEFWRHAREHIWPKHRKAAAPGLVDCDALDRFDDMVELISQPTIDEVDWNRMCGVPCTSYLQMSQGLGCSPK, via the coding sequence ATGATACAGCCAGGTCGCGAATCATTACGCAAAATTGCAGTCATCGGACGGGGAACAGCTGGGTGCCTGGCGGCTGCCTCCATCACGCGTCTTCTCCCTCATAGTGATTACGAGCTGCACCACATATATGACCCCGACATCCCCACAATCGGAGTGGGTGAAGGCAGTTGGCCAAGTCTGGTTCAGGAATTGAGCCAACTGACAGGGATGCCTCAGTTAACAGTTCAACAGCGTATCAAGGGAACCCGAAAGTACGGTGTGGCATTTGAGGGATGGGGGCTGAAAAACCGGCAATTCATACACTATTTCATGCCGCGTGATGAATCCTACGCATACCATTTGTCAGCGGATCTGATGGGTGAGATGCTGACCGAAAGTTCGCAGGCCAGTCATATCAACGCGAAAGTGCTGAAAATCACCCGAGTGGCCGGCGGGGCTGAAGTGCAATTTGAGCACCGGCAGTCGGAACGTTACGACTTGGTGTTTGACGCCCGCGGCTTTCCTCCACAACTCAACCCCGAGCAACACATTGATATCTCTTTCATTCCGACGAATACAGCTGTCATCCGTCGTTGCCCGTCGATCATCAATGACGGGCAAGATGGAGCAGCATTGCATCATACCTATACCCGAGCAGTCGCCCGTCCCCATGGTTGGGTGTTTGTGATCCCACTTACTGCACACACGTCATATGGATATATCTTCAACCGCGATCTGTCCGATATCACTGAAGTGGAGTCGGACTTTGATGAGTTGCTTCAAGCCGAGGGCGTGTCAGAATTCGAGCAGCGCGCAGTCATTCAGTTTCCTAATTTCATTCATCGACGAATTTATGACGGCGCAGTGGCTCGCATTGGCAATGCCGGAGCTTTCATGGAGCCTCTTGAAGCGACAGCCATAGTATCGGCTCAGTTGCAGATTGGAATGGTGATTCATACTCGACTTCACCGTTCGATTGATCACCTTGAGCGAGACGCACCGGTGGTCAATCGATTTCTCATCAAGACCATGCTGTGTTATGGCCTTTTTGTTGGCTGGCACTATAGTCGCGGTTCTGTACACGACAGCGAATTCTGGCGTCATGCGCGTGAACATATCTGGCCGAAACATCGTAAGGCGGCAGCTCCCGGCCTGGTCGACTGCGACGCCCTGGACAGGTTTGACGATATGGTCGAATTGATAAGTCAGCCGACTATCGACGAGGTTGACTGGAATCGCATGTGTGGGGTTCCTTGTACGAGTTATCTCCAGATGTCTCAGGGCCTCGGTTGCTCACCGAAGTGA
- a CDS encoding fatty acid desaturase has translation MSFETASDGRFVVPSFWNAIPHFSQLAVFPLLIIAAVNGGWWIAGPVAYFIIADFFEPLFGHDSKNIDPKNTPDSQLLLYKLAAWMWAILWPPTLVFILWQVLFGNHLNLIETILIVALTVGVAQSIFIIGHEMIHRQTSWERLLGEFLLASASYPQYATEHVYLHHRFACTPFDCSFAPKGRSFWQSFPNDLRDSLIGAWRCEQSRLQRRRKPGWHLSNPFWRYVAETGFWWLLVYVMGGIWVLLLYLIICFTVIISMKIINYAQHYGLHRIRLPNGRFERVKPRHSWSANYRISKWFYYNMQRHADHHIAAYRRYPLLQHYDEDESPKLPGSYMQIGSKVLNSKKWFKLMDPLVDEWRAKHYPEIDDWTIYDSKAFRLRPKAFDAITEIYHVLPGLYRWIDQFPELLDGLNEKEFTDIDVPPGSGQDLEFETIARRGLARVYWTLELGIEEMQAQILEIPAQTTNEVVENARNWTNEKIVQICMHVIRGSLSPSEAGIAMSRVGAAAINSVLWKVGENFTEKYGSLTDGGVIAVLGGDLASEPDTTIGSPLDIYLVYSSGNEQHFEALCGQFLEEIQSYLHDNILYAAHVAGDRHDAIHALVSFAELHRSGSPESIRKLIMSRCIFSFGKSDIESRFNRLRHEILSHLDESHAKAITIPASDSRGAVDAWLTARQCERIPIENIEHAATVLQLKHARNSSQPPNPDAIVAFQLAVEDDLISKDASERLIDATTMWRNLAGIVNLVTDRNPSHETASSTVKSVIAGACGLEDFDELYAAISEMAVASKAALENLEVPDASDEGA, from the coding sequence ATGAGTTTCGAAACAGCGAGCGACGGACGGTTTGTCGTTCCAAGTTTCTGGAATGCGATTCCGCATTTTTCACAGCTTGCAGTCTTCCCTTTACTGATCATTGCTGCAGTGAACGGCGGGTGGTGGATTGCGGGGCCGGTCGCATACTTCATCATCGCCGATTTTTTCGAGCCCCTATTCGGGCACGACAGCAAGAACATCGATCCCAAGAACACTCCGGACAGCCAACTGTTGCTGTATAAGCTGGCGGCGTGGATGTGGGCAATTCTGTGGCCACCTACTTTGGTATTCATACTATGGCAGGTCCTGTTCGGCAATCACCTCAACTTGATTGAAACCATATTGATTGTGGCGCTGACCGTCGGAGTGGCACAATCGATCTTTATCATCGGACACGAGATGATCCATCGCCAGACTTCGTGGGAACGACTTTTAGGTGAGTTCCTTCTGGCATCGGCCTCCTATCCACAATACGCAACCGAGCATGTTTACCTGCACCATCGGTTTGCCTGCACACCATTTGACTGCAGTTTCGCACCCAAGGGCAGAAGTTTCTGGCAGAGTTTCCCGAACGATCTCCGAGACAGCTTGATTGGAGCTTGGCGTTGTGAGCAATCTCGGCTTCAACGTCGACGAAAGCCTGGCTGGCATTTGTCCAATCCGTTCTGGCGATATGTCGCCGAGACCGGATTCTGGTGGCTGCTGGTTTATGTGATGGGCGGCATCTGGGTATTGCTGCTGTATCTCATTATCTGTTTTACAGTGATCATTTCGATGAAAATCATCAACTACGCCCAGCACTATGGCCTGCATCGAATTCGCCTTCCAAATGGCCGCTTCGAACGCGTCAAGCCGCGACATTCATGGAGTGCCAACTACAGAATTTCAAAATGGTTCTACTACAACATGCAACGCCATGCGGACCATCATATCGCCGCTTACCGAAGATACCCGCTGCTGCAGCACTACGACGAGGATGAGTCGCCCAAACTGCCGGGAAGTTATATGCAGATCGGCAGCAAGGTTCTGAACTCGAAAAAGTGGTTCAAATTGATGGATCCTTTGGTCGATGAGTGGCGTGCGAAACATTACCCTGAAATCGATGATTGGACAATCTATGATTCAAAAGCTTTCCGTCTGCGGCCGAAGGCGTTTGACGCCATCACCGAAATCTACCATGTCTTGCCTGGTCTGTACCGCTGGATAGATCAATTTCCTGAGTTGCTCGACGGGCTCAACGAAAAGGAATTCACGGATATTGACGTTCCACCAGGATCCGGACAGGATCTGGAGTTCGAAACAATCGCCCGTCGAGGTCTTGCCCGTGTTTATTGGACGCTTGAGCTTGGTATCGAAGAGATGCAGGCGCAGATTCTCGAAATTCCCGCACAAACCACGAACGAAGTCGTGGAAAACGCTCGCAATTGGACCAATGAGAAAATTGTGCAGATCTGCATGCATGTAATTCGAGGCAGCCTGTCGCCTTCAGAAGCCGGAATCGCGATGTCACGAGTCGGGGCGGCTGCAATCAATTCTGTCCTTTGGAAAGTTGGTGAGAACTTCACCGAAAAATACGGCTCGCTGACCGATGGAGGAGTCATTGCCGTGCTTGGCGGTGACCTTGCCAGTGAACCCGACACGACGATCGGATCGCCGCTCGACATCTATCTTGTCTATAGCAGCGGCAATGAACAACACTTTGAGGCGTTGTGTGGACAGTTTCTCGAAGAAATCCAATCGTATCTGCATGACAATATTCTGTACGCTGCGCATGTTGCGGGAGATCGGCACGATGCGATTCATGCGCTCGTGTCATTCGCTGAACTGCATAGGTCTGGCAGTCCCGAAAGTATCCGCAAACTGATCATGTCGCGCTGTATATTCAGTTTCGGCAAATCTGATATCGAATCTCGATTCAATCGACTGCGGCATGAAATCCTAAGCCATCTGGACGAATCACACGCTAAAGCCATCACAATACCCGCGAGTGACTCTCGGGGTGCAGTCGATGCGTGGCTGACTGCAAGACAATGCGAAAGAATCCCTATTGAAAATATTGAACACGCTGCAACAGTTCTGCAACTCAAGCATGCGAGAAACTCATCACAACCGCCGAATCCTGATGCAATTGTCGCATTTCAGTTGGCCGTCGAGGATGATTTGATTTCCAAGGACGCAAGTGAGCGACTGATCGATGCAACGACAATGTGGCGGAATCTGGCAGGTATTGTGAATCTTGTCACTGACAGGAATCCATCCCATGAGACGGCGAGCTCGACAGTCAAATCAGTTATCGCCGGAGCATGTGGATTGGAGGATTTTGACGAGCTATATGCCGCGATTTCCGAAATGGCAGTCGCTTCCAAGGCAGCGCTTGAGAATCTGGAAGTTCCCGACGCGAGTGACGAAGGCGCTTGA
- a CDS encoding TOMM precursor leader peptide-binding protein: MKVDSGSSILRKFTVQDTGLVDVPLLSPHIEFHCIDGDRTLLVSETFNTLLNGVIVSNLLPLLDGRRTRQEICNKLDGRFSESEIHKTLTALSARGYIVSGEHTLDSAVAAFWTSLGASPRWVQTSLSTFEVSVHGDNDGNLAQQLQSMGIPVKPHGRTLAIHMCTDYLDTSIVEINRSNLQSRIPWILIKPNGIVPLFGPVFHPGDNRPCWACIAYRLQGHEEVHNFLRNVTGSQSVFVPRAAQQPISAAIVGLAVAEIAKWRVFDGATSLDDHVISINSARLQIERHRAMHRPQCSECGLPNLSDPARQPLPVKLKPSPKLVNNSGGTRSVSPQRTLERYRHLVSPVSGVVTWLKTNTNEPDSWLHVHTSGSNFALKSRKLSSLRRSLRSKTVGKGSTKEQSEASALCEAIERYSCAYHGDEIRCRKSLSELTDSEEMSAIHPNEVQLFSDDQIDHADEINARNHPYNIIPDRFDDQLVIDWSPIWSLTRKRHRYLPTCVMYSMLPEQRELTNLAADSNGCAAGNTLEEAIFQGFLELVERDAFAIWWYNRLRMPEVSLDSFHNEYLSQAKDYYECRNRNLWVLDVTNDIGIPVFVAISQRTDKESEDIIYAAGAHTDPQVAALRAVCELNQFLNLVEPQGPCASGYRVDDPMSLWWFKNAKIATQSYLAPSSELPSRTRCDYRTPDTEDLLDDLEYCRSIIESKGMEFLVLDNTRPDIGMPVVRVVVPGLRHFWERFAPGRLYDVPVDMAWRDSPLEESQLNPIPVIA; encoded by the coding sequence GTGAAAGTGGATTCCGGCAGCAGTATCCTGCGAAAGTTCACTGTGCAGGACACGGGTCTCGTCGATGTGCCGCTGCTCTCCCCCCACATTGAGTTCCATTGCATTGACGGGGATCGGACACTTCTGGTTTCCGAGACTTTCAACACTCTGCTCAATGGAGTGATTGTATCCAATCTGCTGCCGTTGCTGGATGGACGGCGGACACGTCAAGAGATCTGTAACAAACTTGACGGTCGGTTTTCCGAATCGGAGATACACAAAACCCTGACTGCCCTGTCGGCCCGAGGTTACATCGTTTCAGGCGAACATACCCTGGATAGTGCTGTCGCGGCATTCTGGACTTCATTGGGAGCGTCCCCCCGATGGGTGCAAACGTCTCTCAGCACCTTTGAAGTTTCAGTTCACGGAGACAATGACGGAAATCTGGCGCAACAGTTGCAATCCATGGGAATTCCCGTGAAGCCCCATGGTCGGACACTCGCTATTCATATGTGTACAGACTATCTTGACACCAGTATCGTTGAGATCAACCGCAGCAATCTGCAATCCCGCATACCGTGGATCCTGATCAAGCCCAACGGCATTGTTCCCCTGTTTGGCCCGGTATTTCATCCCGGGGATAACAGACCTTGCTGGGCGTGTATCGCCTATCGCCTTCAAGGCCATGAGGAAGTTCATAATTTTCTTAGAAACGTGACGGGAAGTCAGTCCGTATTCGTGCCTCGCGCGGCTCAGCAACCGATCTCAGCCGCGATCGTCGGCCTCGCCGTCGCTGAAATAGCCAAGTGGCGGGTATTTGACGGAGCGACATCACTGGATGATCATGTCATCTCAATAAATTCGGCACGTCTGCAAATCGAACGACATAGGGCCATGCACCGTCCCCAATGTTCCGAGTGCGGCCTCCCGAATCTGTCTGACCCGGCTCGCCAACCGCTTCCTGTCAAGCTGAAGCCGAGTCCCAAACTAGTGAACAACAGTGGTGGTACGCGTTCAGTTTCACCGCAGCGAACTCTGGAAAGGTACCGCCATCTTGTCAGTCCCGTCAGCGGAGTTGTCACCTGGCTCAAGACAAACACTAATGAACCAGACTCATGGCTTCACGTTCATACATCCGGCAGCAACTTCGCGTTGAAAAGCAGGAAGCTGAGTTCGTTGCGTCGAAGCCTCCGAAGCAAAACTGTCGGCAAAGGCAGCACAAAAGAACAATCTGAGGCGAGTGCGCTGTGCGAAGCGATCGAGCGATATTCGTGCGCATATCACGGTGATGAGATCAGATGTCGCAAAAGCCTTTCTGAACTTACGGACTCGGAGGAGATGTCAGCGATCCATCCAAATGAAGTGCAACTTTTCAGTGACGATCAGATCGACCACGCCGATGAAATCAATGCCCGCAATCATCCATACAACATTATCCCCGACAGATTTGACGATCAATTGGTCATCGATTGGTCGCCCATATGGTCGCTGACCCGGAAACGGCATCGATACTTGCCGACCTGCGTTATGTATTCAATGCTTCCCGAACAGCGGGAGCTGACAAATCTGGCGGCGGACTCGAATGGCTGCGCCGCCGGCAATACTCTGGAGGAGGCAATCTTTCAGGGGTTTCTCGAACTGGTCGAGCGCGACGCATTTGCGATCTGGTGGTACAACCGACTGCGGATGCCTGAAGTCAGCCTGGATAGTTTTCACAATGAATATCTCTCGCAGGCGAAAGATTACTACGAGTGTCGCAACCGGAATCTATGGGTGTTGGATGTAACCAATGATATCGGGATTCCTGTGTTTGTCGCCATCTCCCAAAGGACAGACAAGGAGTCGGAAGATATCATCTATGCCGCAGGGGCACATACCGACCCCCAGGTTGCCGCGTTGAGGGCGGTGTGTGAACTGAACCAGTTCTTGAACCTCGTGGAGCCGCAAGGACCCTGCGCAAGCGGTTATCGGGTTGACGACCCGATGAGTCTTTGGTGGTTCAAAAATGCGAAGATAGCTACCCAGTCGTATCTTGCGCCGTCTTCGGAACTGCCTTCACGTACCCGATGCGATTATCGGACTCCTGACACTGAGGATCTTCTTGACGATTTGGAATACTGCCGAAGCATTATCGAATCCAAAGGAATGGAGTTTTTGGTGTTGGACAATACCCGACCGGATATTGGAATGCCTGTCGTGCGTGTTGTCGTACCGGGACTACGGCATTTCTGGGAAAGATTCGCGCCCGGACGCCTGTACGATGTCCCGGTTGATATGGCTTGGCGCGATAGTCCGCTTGAAGAGTCGCAACTGAATCCGATTCCGGTTATTGCATGA
- a CDS encoding amidohydrolase family protein, whose product MFFEGAISADSHVLEPPACFDKFMSPQFRERAPRIELDEWNRHVYVIDGLTTRIPIGTIDCAGMPPSMRTTHILNATFETCRRSAWDPQARLADQERDGIAAEVIYPTVGLIVMSHADIDYKDACIDAYNRWLEGFCAGLPERLFGLAMTSMRSIDAAIDDFTRAKERGFVGMMLPASPQFESYDHPDWDALWQCAVDLQMPVCFHILTGKGHRSAESILKKQVRGKRMSRFMQIVRDVQDVIVEMLLGGVFERHPNLKMVSAEADAGWVPHWAYRLDHAAYNETNDGIVDGLSKLPSEYLFSNVFTTFQDDWVAFATKDLMNYKQLLWANDFPHPDSTWPRSQKLLAEHAVGLTPAERNAILRDNVRELFQLPIATV is encoded by the coding sequence ATGTTTTTTGAAGGAGCAATTTCGGCCGATTCACATGTGTTGGAGCCGCCGGCATGCTTCGACAAGTTCATGTCCCCTCAGTTTCGGGAGCGAGCGCCCCGCATCGAGCTTGATGAATGGAATCGACATGTCTATGTAATCGATGGGCTGACCACTCGCATTCCGATCGGCACGATTGACTGTGCGGGTATGCCGCCGTCAATGCGTACAACTCATATTCTCAATGCCACTTTTGAGACTTGCAGACGAAGTGCCTGGGATCCGCAAGCCCGTCTAGCCGATCAGGAACGTGATGGTATCGCGGCGGAAGTCATTTACCCCACCGTCGGTCTCATCGTTATGAGCCATGCCGACATTGATTACAAGGATGCGTGCATCGACGCATACAACCGTTGGCTTGAGGGATTCTGCGCCGGTCTGCCGGAAAGACTGTTTGGTCTGGCGATGACATCGATGCGATCTATCGACGCGGCTATAGACGATTTTACAAGGGCGAAAGAACGGGGTTTTGTTGGAATGATGTTGCCCGCGAGCCCACAGTTCGAGAGCTATGATCATCCCGACTGGGACGCGCTGTGGCAATGTGCGGTCGATCTTCAGATGCCGGTGTGCTTTCATATACTCACTGGAAAAGGTCATCGCAGTGCGGAATCCATTTTGAAAAAGCAGGTCAGGGGCAAGCGCATGTCTCGTTTCATGCAGATTGTCCGCGACGTCCAGGACGTCATTGTCGAGATGTTATTGGGCGGTGTGTTCGAGCGCCACCCGAATCTGAAAATGGTCAGTGCCGAGGCAGATGCGGGCTGGGTCCCACATTGGGCTTATCGACTGGATCATGCGGCATACAACGAGACAAACGACGGAATCGTCGACGGGTTGTCCAAGTTGCCAAGTGAGTACCTGTTTTCGAACGTCTTCACCACCTTTCAGGATGACTGGGTAGCTTTTGCCACCAAGGATCTTATGAATTACAAGCAGTTGCTCTGGGCCAATGACTTTCCACACCCAGATTCCACCTGGCCCCGTTCCCAAAAACTGCTGGCGGAACATGCTGTTGGTCTGACACCGGCTGAACGCAACGCAATCCTGCGAGACAATGTGCGGGAGCTCTTCCAGCTTCCGATTGCGACGGTTTGA
- a CDS encoding agmatinase family protein has translation MSTDSLNVWEFVPHQHQGPAAQNGKDDHIFSPRNHNGVFKSRGLSTFMGAPYCPPDRNAIREMGAKICFLGVPWDQGQMVRAGTSQGPSGIREASTQYSPYMFEFDVDLMSFFRPVDCGDVPIVPGNNERSHEYIYQYVTECLEGGAKVILCGGDHSVPIPGSRALSDFHKNGKIGYLHVDCHLDSAPDWEGTPFTNCSGPARAFDLPNCSGENMAHMCSRNGLNPKDWVDFWVDNAVRMIPMQEVVDRGIEACSKEIFEIAWRGTDGIYWSWDTDSLDASCMPGTTAPETFGLKPREAIKHARIAGTYGADIFEISELTPHFDVSDMSIKLACCLVYQYLGSRAKTLRDQGKSA, from the coding sequence ATGAGTACAGATAGTTTGAATGTGTGGGAATTCGTACCTCATCAGCATCAAGGTCCAGCTGCGCAAAACGGAAAGGATGATCACATATTTTCACCGCGCAATCACAACGGTGTGTTTAAGTCACGCGGGCTGTCCACATTTATGGGCGCACCGTATTGTCCCCCGGACCGCAATGCGATTCGCGAAATGGGAGCCAAGATCTGTTTTTTGGGGGTTCCCTGGGATCAGGGACAAATGGTCAGGGCAGGCACTTCCCAGGGTCCGTCTGGAATTCGGGAGGCATCAACACAGTATTCTCCGTATATGTTTGAGTTCGATGTCGATCTGATGTCTTTTTTCCGCCCGGTCGACTGTGGAGATGTACCGATTGTTCCAGGTAACAACGAACGCAGTCACGAGTATATCTACCAATATGTCACCGAATGCCTGGAAGGTGGTGCCAAAGTCATCCTTTGCGGCGGAGACCATTCGGTTCCGATTCCCGGCTCGCGCGCATTATCCGATTTTCATAAGAACGGTAAGATCGGCTATTTGCATGTCGATTGTCATCTGGACTCAGCACCTGACTGGGAGGGGACTCCGTTTACCAATTGCTCCGGTCCGGCACGCGCGTTTGATTTGCCCAACTGCTCTGGTGAAAACATGGCGCATATGTGCTCGAGAAATGGACTAAACCCAAAAGACTGGGTCGACTTCTGGGTTGACAACGCAGTGCGCATGATACCGATGCAGGAGGTCGTGGACCGCGGAATCGAAGCCTGCAGCAAGGAAATATTTGAAATCGCTTGGCGCGGTACAGACGGAATCTACTGGTCGTGGGATACAGATTCGCTGGATGCCAGCTGTATGCCGGGCACGACTGCGCCAGAGACGTTTGGGCTGAAACCTCGCGAAGCGATCAAACACGCGCGCATCGCAGGCACATACGGGGCCGACATATTTGAAATTTCTGAACTGACACCGCATTTCGATGTCAGCGACATGAGCATCAAACTGGCCTGCTGTCTGGTATATCAGTATCTCGGCAGTCGAGCAAAGACTCTGCGCGACCAGGGAAAATCTGCCTGA